The DNA window CCTCCGTTTCCGGCGGCACGAACCAGTTGAGCTACGCGTTCTCCGTCTCGAAGGAGCGTTCGGACGGCTTCTCGGCCACGCGCCGGCCCAGTTCCAGCTTCGATCCCGACGACGATGGCTACGATCGCAAGAGCGCGGCCGGCCAGGTGGCCTACAAGCTGGCCCCCGGCCACGAACTGGGCGCCATGTTCCTGTACACCGATACCGAATCGGACTACGACGACGCGAACTTCGATGCCTACAGCACGCAAAAGGTGAGCAATGTGGGCATCTACGCCCGCAACCAGTTCCTGCCCTTCTGGACGATGCTGGTGCAGGCTTCGCAGTCGCGCGACAAGTCCGGTTCATTCTATGACGTGGGTCCGTTCGGTTCCAGCCAGATCGACACCACGACCAGCACGTTCACGGTGCAGAACGATTTCCGCATCGGCAGCGACAACCTGCAAGTGCTGTACGAACACCGCAAGGAAGAACTCGACGGCTCGACCGCCGCCCTGAACCGCGCGCGCCACACCAACGCGTTTGCCGCCAACTACAGCCTGAAGCGTGGCGCGCACCTGGCCAACGTGGGCGTGCGTCACGATAACAACTCGGAATACGGCTCGAAGACCACTGGCTCGATCGGCTACGGCTACCGCTTCACCAGTGCGCTGCGCGCCGAAGCCAGCTTCGCTACTAGCTTCCGCGCACCGTCGTTCAACGAACTGTACTACCCGAGCTACGGCAACGAGGACAACAAGCCGGAAGAAGGCCGCAACGCCGAAGCGGGCCTGCGCTACGACGACGGCACCACGAAACTGGGTGCCGTGTACTACCGCAACAAGCTGGACAACCTGCTGCTGAACACCAACCCCTGCCCTTACGCCGGCTACCCATACGGCTGCGCCTACAACATCAACGAGGCGCTGCTGGAAGGCGTGTCGCTGTCGGCCGAGCGCCAGATGGGCAACCTGCTGCTGATCGCCAATGCCGACTTCCAGGACCCGAAGGACGAGACCACCGGCAAGCGCCTGCAGCGCCGCGCCAAGCGCCACGCCAACTTCGTGGCCGAATACGACCTGGGCGCCGTGCGCGGGGGCGTGGAGCTGCAACTGTCGTCGAGCCGTTTCGACGACGCGGCCAACCGCAACCGCCTGCCCGGCTACGCGGTAGTAAACCTGTATGGCACGTACCGCTTCAACCAGGACTGGTCGGCGCTGGTGCGCTGGAACAACGTGGGCGACAAGAACTACGAGCTGGCCCGCTATTACCAGACCGGCGGCTCGAACGTGTTCGCCGCGCTGCGCTACGGCTTCAAGTAATTCCCGTATCAAACCAGTAGTGCTAAGCTGCCGGGCGCGTCGATGCGCCCGGCGCTTCATCCACAGGCAGAACATGCATCCACTTTCCGCCCACCTGCGTTACCGCACCGGCGTGGTCACCGCCGGCCTGCTGCTGGCGTCGATCACCAGCCTGCTGTTCGCGGGCGTCACGGGCTCCGTTGCCATCCCGCTCGCCGACCTGCCCGGCGCGCTGCAAGAATTACTCAACGGCCGCGCCGAGACGCTGGCCGCCACCCTGCTCGACCTGCGCGCGAGCCGCGCGCTGACCGCCTTCGTAACCGGCGCCACGCTGTCGCTGGCCGGCGTCATGATGCAGACCCTGCTCCGCAATCCGCTCGCGGACCCCTATGTGCTCGGCATCTCCGCCGGTTCGGCCGTCGGCGCCCTGTTGGCGCTGATGCTGATGTGCGCCGCATGGATGGTCGACGCGGCCGCCTTCATCGGTGCGGTAGCCATCTCCATGCTGCTGTATGTGCTGGCACGCCGCGACATGCGCGGCGGCAGCGCCGCCGAGGGCGGCACCGCATTGCTGCTGCTGACCGGTACCATCCTGTCCGCCGGTTGCGCGGCGCTGATCATGCTGATGCTGTCGATCGCCCCGGAAAGCCGGCTGCGCAGCATGGTGTTCTGGATGATCGGCGACCTGTCCGGCGCGCCGCTGCGCTGGCTGCCGTGGATCGTGCTGGCCGCCGGCCTGGCATTCGCGCTGCGCACGGCCCGCTCGATGAACGTGCTGGCCCTGCATGCCGAAGCGGCCAGCACGCTGGGCATCCGCGTGGGCGTATTGCGCAAGGGCCTGTTCTTCTGTTCCGGCCTGCTGACGGCCAGCGCGGTCACCACCGCGGGCAGCATCGGCTTTGTCGGGCTGATCGTGCCGCACGCCTGCCGCTTTGCATTCGGGCCGGACCACCGCGTGCTGATCCCGGCCGCCACGCTGGCCGGCGGTGCCTACCTCGTGCTGGCCGATACGCTGGCACGCACCGTCATCGCGCCGCAGCAGTTGCCGGTGGGCGTGGTGACGGCGTTGATCGGCACGCCCGTCTTCCTGTATCAACTGCACCGGCTGCGCAAATGATGATCGCCACAGACAATCTCCGCCTGGCCATCGGCTCGCGCGTGCTGGCCGAAAAGCTCGACTGGCAAGTCGCCGACGGCGAATGCTGGAGCGTGATCGGCCGCAATGGCGCCGGCAAAAGCACCCTGATGCGCACGCTCGCCGGCCTGCGCGAGCCCGATGGCGGCCGCGTGCTGTTGCGCGGCCGCGCGCTCGGCGACTGGCCGCTCGAAGCGCTGGCACGCGAGCGCGCCTTTCTTGCGCAATCGCGCAGCGACGCGTTTGCCTACTCGGTTCTGGAAACCGTGCTGTCCGCCCGCCACCCCTACCACGGCAAGCGTTACTGGGAAGACAGCGACGACCACACCATCGCGATGCGCATGCTGGCCGCGATGGAGGTCGAGGACCTGGCGGCGCGCGACGTGCGCACGCTGTCCGGCGGCGAGCGCCAGCGCGTGGCCATCGCCGCGCTGCTGGCGCAAGACACGCCGCTGCTGCTGCTCGACGAACCGGCCAACGCTCTGGACCTGGCCCACCAGGTGAGCGTGATGGGTTTGCTGGCGAAACTGTGCCGCGAACAGCGCAAGACCATCGTCATGATCGGTCACGACCTGAACCTGGCGCACGGTATTTCCACGCATGCCCTGCTGCTCATGGGCGACGGCCGCTGGCTAGCCGGCCCGCGCGACGACGTGATGCGCGCCGACATCCTTTCCGACTATCTGCACCACCCGATCGAAACGGTGCGCCACGGCGCCCGCACGATCTTCATACCTACAGAGGCCACCGCATGACCACTCCCGACGACACCGCGGCATTGAACGAGCGCCACCGCGCACGGATGGAACGCAAGAAGGCGATCATCGACGCGAAGATCGCCGCTGCCGACAAGCAGATCGGCATCATCATCGTCAATACCGGCAACGGCAAGGGCAAGAGCTCGAGCGGCTTCGGCATGGCGGTGCGCGCGCTGGGCCATGGTATGAAGGTGGGCATCGTGCAGTTCATCAAGGGTGCGATGGCCACGGGCGAGGAACGTTTCCTGCGCCGCTTCCCCGACGAAGTGAGCTTCCACGCGATGGGCGAAGGCTATACGTGGGAAACGCAGGACCGCGAACGCGACATCGCCAAGGCACGCGAAGCGTGGGAACAGGCCAAGCTGTTCCTGGCCGATCCGGCCATCGGCATGGTGGTGCTCGATGAACTGAATATCGCGCTGAAATACCGCTACCTGGACGTGGACACGGTCATTGCCGACCTGCTGGAACGCCCGGCCATGCAGCACGTGGTCATCACGGGCCGTGGCGCGCCGCCGGAGCTGATCGAGATCGCCGATACCGTCACTGAAATGAACGTGGTCAAGCACGCGTTCAAGGCCGGCATCGGCGCGCAGGCCGGAACGGAGTGGTGATGGGCACCCGCGCGGTATTGATCGCCGCCGTGGCTTCCGGCCAGGGCAAGACCACCGTCACGGCGGCACTGGCGCGCAAGCTGGTGCGCGCCGGCCGCCGCGTGCGCGTGTTCAAATGCGGGCCCGATTTCATCGACCCGATGCTGCTTGGCCGCGCCAGCGGCGCGCCCGTGGAATCGCTGGACCTGTGGATGGTGGGCCGCGAACGCTGCCAGCGGCTGCTGGCCCAAGCGGCGCGGGAAGTGGACGATATCCTGATCGAAGGCGTGATGGGCCTGTATGACGGCACCCCCTCCGCCGCCGACCTGGCTCGCGAATTCGGCGTGCCCGTGCTGGCCGTGATCGACGCCGGCGCCATGGCGCAAACGGCGGGCGCGCTGGTGCACGGCCTGCGCGACTACGGCCCGGTCACGATGGCGGGCGTGATCGCCAACCGTGTCGGCAGCGCCGGCCATGCAGCCATGGTCAAGGCGTCGCTGCGCGACATCCCGCTGTTCGCCACCTTGCCGAAGCAGGCCCGCTCGCTGCCGGAACGGCACCTGGGCCTGGTGCTGCCGGATGAAGTCGACGAAGTCGATGCGATCCTCGACGAACTGGCCGACCAGCTCTTGTTCGACGCAGCCGCGTGGGACGCCTTGCCGCTCGTGGAATTTTCCGCGCCCGCGCCGGAGGAAGCCGTTGCGCCAGCATTGGCCGGCAAGACCGTGGCGATTGCGCGCGATGCGGCCTTCGTGTTCGTCTATGCGGCCAATCTCGACGTGATGCAACGGCTCGGCGCCAGCATCGTGTATTTCTCGCCGCTGGCCGACGAACCGGTGCCGCCCGAAGCGGACGCTGTCTACCTGCCAGGCGGTTACCCCGAACTGCATGCGCCGCGCCTGGCCGAAGCCGGTATCTGGCGCGCATCGATCCGTGCCGCCCATGCGGATGGCGTGCCGATCCTGGCCGAATGCGGCGGCATGATGGCGCTGGCAGAAACGCTGGACGATGGCGCCACCGATGCCCACAACCCGTGGCCCATGGCCGGGCTGCTGCCGGGCCGCGTGTTCGTGCAGAAACGGCTGGCCGGCCTCGGGCCGCAGGCCATGCCCACGCCGCAGGGCACGCTGCGCGGCCACACGTTCCACTATTCCCGGCTGGAGTCCAACGCGCCCGTAATGGAATACACCAGCAAGAACCCGTCCGGCGCGCAGGGCGAGGCGGTCTACCGGATCGGCTCCCTGACGGCTTCCTATTTCCACGGTTATTTCCCGTCGAACGTGGAAGCGGTGGCGGCGCTGCTGTCGAGGCCTGCGCGATGAGCCGCACGCTCGTGCTGGGTGGCGCCCGCTCCGGCAAGAGCGCGCATGCGGAGCGGCTGGCTGCGCAGTCGGGCAAGGAAATCGTCTACGTGGCCACGGCCGGTGCCGGCGATACCGAGATGGCACAGCGGATCGCACTGCACCGTGCCGGAAGGCCGGCCGGCTGGACCACGGTCGAGGAACCGCTTGCACTGGCGGCGGTGCTCGGACAATGGCGCGCGCCGCACCGGCTGGTACTGGTCGACTGCCTGACACTGTGGCTGACGAACCTGCTGTTCGCGGACGGTACGGAATATCCGGACGTGGGCACGATCGCCCTGCCGCGGCGCTTCCATGACGAACGTGCCGCCCTGCTGGCGCAGCTGGAGCAAAATCACGGTGACGTTGTTTTCGTGTCGAACGAAGTGGGCATGGGCATCGTGCCGTTCGGTGCCGTCACGCGCGCTTTCGCGGATGAAGCGGGCCGGCTGAACCAGGCCGTGGCCGCCGCCTGCGACAACGTGGTCTTCGTCGCGGCCGGCCTGCCGCTGGTGCTGAAAGGCGCGCCATGCTGAGCGGGCTGTCGTGGCCCGAAGTCGCGGCGCTGCTGGCGGCCGGCGTGCTGCTCGACCTGCTGCTCGGTGAAGCGCGGCGCTTCCACCCACTGGTCGGCTTCGGCAACCTGGCCAGCGCAATCGAGCGCCGCCTGAACAAAGGCAACGGGCGGCTCCCGCGCGGTGCGCTCGGCTGGGCACTGGCCGTGCTGCCGCTGACGGTACTGGCAGGGTGGCTGTGCGGCGTCGCCGGCGCCCTCGCCCATGCGGCGATGCTGTATTTCTGCATCGGCCTGCGCAGCCTGCGTGATCACAACCTGCCGATCGCCGCCGCACTGCGCGGCGGCGACCTGCCCGCGGCGCGCGAACTGACGGGCCGCATCGTCAGCCGCGACACGTTCGATGCGAACGAAGCGGATCTCGCCAAAGCCAGCGCGGAGTCGCTGCTGGAGAACGGCAACGACGCCGTGTTCGGCACGCTGTTCTGGTTCGCCGTGGCCGGCGGCCCCGGCGCCGTGCTGTTCCGCCTCGCCAACACGCTCGACGCCATGTGGGGCTACCGGAACGCGCGCTTCCTGTACTTTGGCCGCGTCGCGGCCCGCGTCGACGATGCGTTGAACTATGTGCCGGCGCGGTTGACGGCGCTATCCTATGTGCTGCTGGCGCCGGGTACCCCGGGCAAGCGCCTCGCATGGCGCTGCTGGCGCGAACAGGCGCCAGCATGGAGCAGCCCGAATGCCGGCCCGGTGATGGCCAGCGGCGCCGGCGCCCTCGGCCTGGCGCTCGGTGGCGCGGCGCGCTATGACGGCGAGATCGAGCAACGCCCGCCGCTGGGCCAGGGCGCACCGGCAACGGCAGGCGACATCGAACGCGCATGGCGGCTCGTGTGGCGCACCACGCTGCTGTGGCTCGTGCTGTCCGCACTGGTCGCGGCGGCGATCGTGATGGCGCCGGAGGTGTGGCATGCCTGAACACGGCGGCAACCTGCGCGATGCGGCGCGGCTGTATGGCCATGCAAACTGGCTGGACCTGTCGGCCGGCCTGAACCCGCACTGGTATCCGGCGCCCGACCTGCCGGGCAATGCGTGGCATCGGCTGCCGGAGCGGGACGATGAACTCGTGGCGGCGGCCTGCCGCTACTATGGCGCGCCGCGCATGCTGGCGGTGGCGGGAACGCAGGCTGCGATCCAGGCATTGCCGCGGTTGCGCGCGCCGTCGCGGATCGCCGTATCGGCGCCGTCGTACGCGGAGCACGCGCATCACTGGTCGCGCCACGGGCACAATGCCTGCCTCGTGCCGTATGCGGCGCTTGGCGAAGCGGTCGACAGCAGCGACGTGGTCGTCGTCTGCAATCCGAACAACCCGACCGGCGCGACGGTCTCCCGCGACGCGTTGTTGCGGTGGGCGGGATCGCTGGCGGCACGGGGCGGCTGGCTCGTGGTCGACGAAGCGTTCGCCGACATGGACAACGCCCACAGCGTGGCAGACGAGGCGGACCGCCCCGGCCTGGTCGTGCTGCGCTCGGTCGGCAAGTTTTTCGGGCTGGCCGGGCTGCGCCTCGGCTTCGTGGCCGCGCAAGCCGACCTGCTGGCGGCACTCGATGAAGAACTGGGACCATGGCAGGTCAGCGGCCCCGCCCAGCTGGTCGGCAAGGCTGCGCTGCTGGACGACACCTGGCACCGGCAGACACGCAGGGCGCTGGACGCCGCCGGCAGCCGGCTCGATGCCCTGCTGGCTGCGCACGGCATCGTGTCTTCCGGCACGAGCCTGTTCCGCTGGTGGGCCGAGCCCGCGCCGGAAGCATTTCACGAACACATGGCCCGGCGCGGCATCTGGGTGCGGCTGTTCAGCACCGGCCCGCGGGGCATCCGCCTCGGCCTGCCGCCGGACGAAGCGGCATGGTTGCGCCTCGCCGGCGCACTGGAAGAATGGACGAAGGAAACACGATGAAGAAACCCGCTTTGCTATTTACCCTGCTGCCGGCCCTGCTGGCGGTTTTCTCCGCGCATGCGGCGGTGTCCGTGCGCGATGACGATGGCAAGATGGTCACGCTGGCAAAGCCGGCCGAGCGCGTGATCTCGATGTCCCCGCACGTGACGGAGCTGCTCTTTGCGGCCGGCGCGGGCGGCAAGATCGTCGGGGCCGTCGACTACAGCGACTATCCGGAAGCGGCCAAGGCGATTCCGCGCGTGGGCAGCAACCGCGAAGTGGACCTGGAACGGGTGCTGGCCCTGAAGCCCGACCTGATCGTGGTGTGGCGCCACGGCAGCTCGGAGCGGCAGGTCGAACTGCTGCGCAAACTGGGCATCCCGCTGTTCCACAGTGAGCCGACACGGCTCGACAGGATTCCCGACAACGTGATTGCGATGGGCAAGCTCGCGGGTACGGAACCGGTTGCCGAATCGGCGGCCGCCGACCTGCGCAAGCGCCTGGCGGCGGTACGCGCGAAGTACGCGGGCCGCCCGCCGGTGCGCGTGTTCTACCAGGTGTGGGACAAGCCCCTGTACACGCTCAATGGCGCGCACATCGTCAGCGATGCGCTGCGCCTGTGCGGCGGCGAGAACATCTTTGCATCGCAAAAGACAACGGCGCCGGTGGTCAGTGTGGAGGCGGTGCTGAAGGAAGATCCGGAAGCCGTGTTCAGCACGGCCGAAAAGGAACAGGGCGGCGCGGCCATGTGGAAGCAGTATCCGAACATGCTGGCCACGAAGAACGACAACCTGTTCACCATCGATGGCCACCTGGTGAACCGCGCCGGGCCGCGCATGGTCCAGGGTGCCGAAACGCTGTGCGAAAAGCTCGAGATCGCACGCCAGCACCGGAAGCGCTGACATGCATTTTCCATTCAAGACGCTGATGGTGCAAGGCACCACGTCCGACGCCGGCAAGACCACGGTGGTGGCGGCGCTGTGCCGGCTGCTGAAGCGCAACGGTGTCTCCGTCGTACCGTTCAAGCCGCAGAACATGGCGCTGAACAGCGCCGTCACGGCTGATGGCGGCGAGATCGGCCGCGCCCAGGCCCTGCAGGCGCAAGCCGCAGGCATTGCGCCACATACGGATATGAACCCGGTGCTGCTGAAGCCCTCTTCCGACATCGGTGCGCAAGTGATCATCCACGGCAAGGTGCGCGCCGAGATGAACGCGCGCGACTACCACCAGTACAAGACAGTGGCGATGGCGGCCGTGCTCGAATCGCATGCGCGGCTCGCCGCGCAGTACGACGTGGTCATCGTCGAAGGCGCCGGCAGCCCGGCGGAGATCAACCTGCGCGACCGCGACATCGCCAACATGGGCTTTGCCGAGGCGGTCGATTGCCCGGTGGTGATCGTGGCGGACATCGACCGCGGCGGTGTGTTCGCGCACCTGGTGGGCACGCTGTCGTGCCTGTCGGAGAGCGAGCGGGCGCGCGTGATCGGCTTCGTCATCAACCGCTTCCGGGGCGACATCAAACTGCTGGAACCGGGTCTCGACTGGCTGGAAGCGCAGACCGGCAAGCCGGTGCTGGCCGTGCTGCCTTACCTGCATGGCCTGTTCCTCGACGCGGAAGATGCGGTGCAGCCCACGCAGGAGCACCGCGGCGCGTTCCGCGTGGTGGTGCCCAGCCTGCCGCGGATGAGCAACCACACGGACTTCGACGCGCTGCG is part of the Pseudoduganella lutea genome and encodes:
- a CDS encoding TonB-dependent receptor domain-containing protein, with the translated sequence MTSSVASQAALASLALAIAAPAAHAQATAIDSIIVTATRTPQLASEVISDTVTITAEQIANSGAGSITELLQRQRGLEVTRNGGPGAASNVFIRGANGNQSVVLVDGIRIASASTGSASWNGIPLSAIDRIEIVYGPLSTLYGADAIGGVIQLFTKKGEGAPSISASVGGGSDKMFAADASVSGGTNQLSYAFSVSKERSDGFSATRRPSSSFDPDDDGYDRKSAAGQVAYKLAPGHELGAMFLYTDTESDYDDANFDAYSTQKVSNVGIYARNQFLPFWTMLVQASQSRDKSGSFYDVGPFGSSQIDTTTSTFTVQNDFRIGSDNLQVLYEHRKEELDGSTAALNRARHTNAFAANYSLKRGAHLANVGVRHDNNSEYGSKTTGSIGYGYRFTSALRAEASFATSFRAPSFNELYYPSYGNEDNKPEEGRNAEAGLRYDDGTTKLGAVYYRNKLDNLLLNTNPCPYAGYPYGCAYNINEALLEGVSLSAERQMGNLLLIANADFQDPKDETTGKRLQRRAKRHANFVAEYDLGAVRGGVELQLSSSRFDDAANRNRLPGYAVVNLYGTYRFNQDWSALVRWNNVGDKNYELARYYQTGGSNVFAALRYGFK
- a CDS encoding CobD/CbiB family cobalamin biosynthesis protein yields the protein MLSGLSWPEVAALLAAGVLLDLLLGEARRFHPLVGFGNLASAIERRLNKGNGRLPRGALGWALAVLPLTVLAGWLCGVAGALAHAAMLYFCIGLRSLRDHNLPIAAALRGGDLPAARELTGRIVSRDTFDANEADLAKASAESLLENGNDAVFGTLFWFAVAGGPGAVLFRLANTLDAMWGYRNARFLYFGRVAARVDDALNYVPARLTALSYVLLAPGTPGKRLAWRCWREQAPAWSSPNAGPVMASGAGALGLALGGAARYDGEIEQRPPLGQGAPATAGDIERAWRLVWRTTLLWLVLSALVAAAIVMAPEVWHA
- the cobU gene encoding bifunctional adenosylcobinamide kinase/adenosylcobinamide-phosphate guanylyltransferase, with the protein product MSRTLVLGGARSGKSAHAERLAAQSGKEIVYVATAGAGDTEMAQRIALHRAGRPAGWTTVEEPLALAAVLGQWRAPHRLVLVDCLTLWLTNLLFADGTEYPDVGTIALPRRFHDERAALLAQLEQNHGDVVFVSNEVGMGIVPFGAVTRAFADEAGRLNQAVAAACDNVVFVAAGLPLVLKGAPC
- the cobO gene encoding cob(I)yrinic acid a,c-diamide adenosyltransferase, giving the protein MTTPDDTAALNERHRARMERKKAIIDAKIAAADKQIGIIIVNTGNGKGKSSSGFGMAVRALGHGMKVGIVQFIKGAMATGEERFLRRFPDEVSFHAMGEGYTWETQDRERDIAKAREAWEQAKLFLADPAIGMVVLDELNIALKYRYLDVDTVIADLLERPAMQHVVITGRGAPPELIEIADTVTEMNVVKHAFKAGIGAQAGTEW
- a CDS encoding cobyric acid synthase, giving the protein MHFPFKTLMVQGTTSDAGKTTVVAALCRLLKRNGVSVVPFKPQNMALNSAVTADGGEIGRAQALQAQAAGIAPHTDMNPVLLKPSSDIGAQVIIHGKVRAEMNARDYHQYKTVAMAAVLESHARLAAQYDVVIVEGAGSPAEINLRDRDIANMGFAEAVDCPVVIVADIDRGGVFAHLVGTLSCLSESERARVIGFVINRFRGDIKLLEPGLDWLEAQTGKPVLAVLPYLHGLFLDAEDAVQPTQEHRGAFRVVVPSLPRMSNHTDFDALRAHPDVDLQFIREGHAIPPADLIVLPGSKNTRGDLAWLRAQGWPQRIAHHLRYGGKVIGICGGFQMLGQSVGDPLGVEGVPGDSPGLGLLDMTTAMSQVKRLQQVQGNCLFADAPVAGYEIHMGVSSGEALAQPAFEIDGRPEGAMSPDSQVLGTYLHGVFDTPGACSALLRWAGLGSDRSVDLGALREASLERLADATTPLLEALLPNK
- a CDS encoding cobyrinate a,c-diamide synthase codes for the protein MGTRAVLIAAVASGQGKTTVTAALARKLVRAGRRVRVFKCGPDFIDPMLLGRASGAPVESLDLWMVGRERCQRLLAQAAREVDDILIEGVMGLYDGTPSAADLAREFGVPVLAVIDAGAMAQTAGALVHGLRDYGPVTMAGVIANRVGSAGHAAMVKASLRDIPLFATLPKQARSLPERHLGLVLPDEVDEVDAILDELADQLLFDAAAWDALPLVEFSAPAPEEAVAPALAGKTVAIARDAAFVFVYAANLDVMQRLGASIVYFSPLADEPVPPEADAVYLPGGYPELHAPRLAEAGIWRASIRAAHADGVPILAECGGMMALAETLDDGATDAHNPWPMAGLLPGRVFVQKRLAGLGPQAMPTPQGTLRGHTFHYSRLESNAPVMEYTSKNPSGAQGEAVYRIGSLTASYFHGYFPSNVEAVAALLSRPAR
- the cobD gene encoding threonine-phosphate decarboxylase CobD — translated: MPEHGGNLRDAARLYGHANWLDLSAGLNPHWYPAPDLPGNAWHRLPERDDELVAAACRYYGAPRMLAVAGTQAAIQALPRLRAPSRIAVSAPSYAEHAHHWSRHGHNACLVPYAALGEAVDSSDVVVVCNPNNPTGATVSRDALLRWAGSLAARGGWLVVDEAFADMDNAHSVADEADRPGLVVLRSVGKFFGLAGLRLGFVAAQADLLAALDEELGPWQVSGPAQLVGKAALLDDTWHRQTRRALDAAGSRLDALLAAHGIVSSGTSLFRWWAEPAPEAFHEHMARRGIWVRLFSTGPRGIRLGLPPDEAAWLRLAGALEEWTKETR
- a CDS encoding cobalamin-binding protein, with the translated sequence MKKPALLFTLLPALLAVFSAHAAVSVRDDDGKMVTLAKPAERVISMSPHVTELLFAAGAGGKIVGAVDYSDYPEAAKAIPRVGSNREVDLERVLALKPDLIVVWRHGSSERQVELLRKLGIPLFHSEPTRLDRIPDNVIAMGKLAGTEPVAESAAADLRKRLAAVRAKYAGRPPVRVFYQVWDKPLYTLNGAHIVSDALRLCGGENIFASQKTTAPVVSVEAVLKEDPEAVFSTAEKEQGGAAMWKQYPNMLATKNDNLFTIDGHLVNRAGPRMVQGAETLCEKLEIARQHRKR
- a CDS encoding ABC transporter ATP-binding protein, with the translated sequence MIATDNLRLAIGSRVLAEKLDWQVADGECWSVIGRNGAGKSTLMRTLAGLREPDGGRVLLRGRALGDWPLEALARERAFLAQSRSDAFAYSVLETVLSARHPYHGKRYWEDSDDHTIAMRMLAAMEVEDLAARDVRTLSGGERQRVAIAALLAQDTPLLLLDEPANALDLAHQVSVMGLLAKLCREQRKTIVMIGHDLNLAHGISTHALLLMGDGRWLAGPRDDVMRADILSDYLHHPIETVRHGARTIFIPTEATA
- a CDS encoding FecCD family ABC transporter permease; translation: MHPLSAHLRYRTGVVTAGLLLASITSLLFAGVTGSVAIPLADLPGALQELLNGRAETLAATLLDLRASRALTAFVTGATLSLAGVMMQTLLRNPLADPYVLGISAGSAVGALLALMLMCAAWMVDAAAFIGAVAISMLLYVLARRDMRGGSAAEGGTALLLLTGTILSAGCAALIMLMLSIAPESRLRSMVFWMIGDLSGAPLRWLPWIVLAAGLAFALRTARSMNVLALHAEAASTLGIRVGVLRKGLFFCSGLLTASAVTTAGSIGFVGLIVPHACRFAFGPDHRVLIPAATLAGGAYLVLADTLARTVIAPQQLPVGVVTALIGTPVFLYQLHRLRK